In a single window of the Streptomyces sp. NBC_00353 genome:
- the carA gene encoding glutamine-hydrolyzing carbamoyl-phosphate synthase small subunit, producing the protein MTTSTRGASRVPAVLVLEDGRAFRGRAYGAVGETFGEAVFSTGMTGYQETLTDPSYHRQVVVMTAPHVGNTGVNDEDPESQRIWVAGYVVRDPARLPSNWRSQRSLDEELERQGVVGISGIDTRALTRHLRERGAMRVGIFSGDAVADEATLLARVKEAPEMVGADLSAEVATKETYVVPAIGTKKFTVAAIDLGIKGMTPHRMAERGIEVHVLPATATLDEVYAVEPDGVFFSNGPGDPATADHPVSVMQGVLERKTPLFGICFGNQILGRALGFGTYKLKYGHRGINQPVQDRTTGKVEVTAHNHGFAVDAPLDKVSDTKFGRAEVSHVCLNDQVVEGLQLLDQPAFSVQYHPEAAAGPHDAAYLFDRFVSLMEGQRA; encoded by the coding sequence ATGACGACCTCCACCCGGGGAGCCTCCAGGGTTCCCGCCGTACTCGTCCTGGAGGACGGCCGCGCCTTCCGCGGCCGCGCCTATGGGGCCGTGGGGGAGACCTTCGGCGAGGCGGTGTTCTCCACCGGCATGACGGGCTACCAGGAGACGCTGACCGACCCGTCGTACCACCGCCAGGTCGTCGTGATGACCGCCCCGCACGTCGGCAACACCGGTGTGAACGACGAGGACCCCGAGTCGCAGCGGATCTGGGTCGCCGGATACGTGGTGCGCGACCCCGCGCGGCTGCCCTCCAACTGGCGCTCGCAGCGCTCGCTCGACGAGGAGCTGGAGCGCCAGGGCGTCGTCGGCATCAGCGGCATCGACACCCGTGCCCTCACCCGCCACCTCCGCGAGCGCGGCGCCATGCGCGTCGGCATCTTCTCCGGTGACGCCGTCGCCGACGAGGCCACGCTGCTGGCCCGCGTCAAGGAAGCCCCCGAGATGGTGGGCGCCGACCTCTCCGCCGAGGTCGCGACCAAGGAGACGTACGTCGTCCCCGCGATCGGCACGAAGAAGTTCACCGTGGCCGCGATCGACCTCGGCATCAAGGGCATGACCCCGCACCGGATGGCCGAGCGCGGCATCGAGGTGCACGTCCTGCCCGCCACCGCCACCCTCGACGAGGTGTACGCGGTCGAGCCCGACGGAGTCTTCTTCTCCAACGGCCCCGGCGACCCGGCCACCGCCGACCACCCGGTCTCCGTCATGCAGGGCGTCCTGGAGCGGAAGACGCCGCTCTTCGGCATCTGCTTCGGCAACCAGATCCTGGGTCGTGCCCTCGGCTTCGGCACCTACAAGCTGAAGTACGGCCACCGCGGCATCAACCAGCCGGTGCAGGACCGCACGACCGGCAAGGTCGAGGTCACCGCGCACAACCACGGCTTCGCCGTCGACGCCCCGCTGGACAAGGTGTCCGACACGAAGTTCGGCCGCGCCGAGGTCTCCCACGTCTGCCTGAACGACCAGGTCGTCGAGGGACTGCAGCTCCTCGACCAGCCGGCCTTCAGCGTCCAGTACCACCCCGAGGCAGCCGCCGGCCCGCACGACGCCGCGTACCTCTTCGACCGTTTCGTATCCCTGATGGAGGGCCAGCGTGCCTAA